The genomic window AGTACTCCAACTCGACATCCAGGTACGGCAGGATCAGCTGCTCACGGATCTGCTTCCAGATGATCCGGGTCATCTCGTCGCCGTCGATCTCGACGACCGGGTTCTTGACCTTGATTTTCGCCATCGGCCAGCGCTCCTCTCCCGAAACACATGCTTAGCAGTACGAGCGTACTGCCCGGCCACCGAAGATCGCCGGGCGGCCCCGTTCACCATCCCAGGCTCAGGCGAATCGGAACGGCGAATTAGCATCTAGCGGTGATCTCCGATGCCTGGTGGGACCGGCACCGCTGGTGGGCCCTGACCTTGATCGTCGTGCTGCTGATCGGGCTGTTCCTGACCGGCGGATACACCGTGCAAGCCCTGGTCAGCATGTCCCGCTGGGCCACCGGCGGACACCTCGGGGCCATGGCCGTCATCGGCTGGGTGTTCTACTTCGCCCCGTTCGGTCTGCTCTGGGCGGTCCTGCTGTTGATGGGCCGGTCCACCGCGCCCGCACTCTGCCTGGGCCTGCTGCTCCTGCTGGCGCCGATCACGCTCGCCTGTTTCCCAGGCGGCTACAACGACACACTCGCCGCAGCGGTCACCGGGCCCGGCGGAGCCGCGTTCGTGGCCGGAGCACGCAACGGCGGGCTGGGCGGGCTGCTCCCGTCGGTGGTGGTGCCGTTCGTGGTCTTCAACGAAGGGCTCCGTGACCGGTTCGGCGACCGGACCCTGCGCCTCATGATGATCGTGCCGGTGGTGGCCGTCCTGATCGCGACGATGATCGCCGCGGTGATCCTGGCCCCCTAGTCACAGCCTCACGAGAAGAGGCCGGGGCGAAAGCCCCGGCCTCTTCTCGGAAAACGGATCAGAGTTTCGCGACGTCCGCCTGCTTGGCCCGGACCGCCTCGGCGGCCTCCTTCAGGCCCGCGATCTCCGCGTCGGTCAGCTTGTCCTCGACGACCTTCTTGATGCCCTGGGCACCCAGCTCAGCCTCGACACCCAGGTAGACGCCGGAGATGCCGTACTCCCCGTCGACCCAGGCACACACCGGCAGCACCACGCCGGAGTCCTCGGCGACGGCCTTCGCCATCCGGGCCGCGGCGGCCGACGGGGCGTAGTAAGCCGAACCGGTCTTCAGCAGCGCCACGACCTCGGCGCCGCCGTTCCGGGTCCGGACCACCAGCTCCTCGATCTTCTCCGCCGACAGCAGCTCGGAGAGCGGCTTGCCGTCGACCGTGCAGCGCGACGGGACCGGCACCATGGTGTCGCCGTGCGAACCCAGCGTCAGCGCCTTCACGCTGGCCACCGGAACGTTCAGCTCCTCGGCGATGAAGTTGGTGAACCGGGCCGTGTCGAGCACACCGGCCTGGCCGAAGACCTGGTTCTTCGGGAACTGGGTCGCGAGCTGGGCCAGCGCGGTCATCTCGTCGACCGGGTTCGAGACCACGATGACGACGGCGTTCGGCGCGTACTTCTTGATGTTCTCCGCGACCTGGCGAACGATCTTGGCGTTGACCTCGAGCAGGTCCATCCGGCTCATACCCGGCTTACGCGGCAGACCAGCGGTCACCACGACCACGTCGGAACCCTCGATGGCCTCGTAACCCGCACCGGTCACCGGGTCAGTCGAAGCGCCGACGACCTTGCTCTCGAAGCCCTCGATCGCACGGGACTGGTTGAGGTCGAGCGCGATGCCCGCAGGCTTGCCCTCGAGAATGTCGGTGAGGACCACTGTCTCGAAGATGTCGTACTCGGCGAGACGCTGCGCGGTCGTGGACCCGTAGAAACCGGCGCCTACGACGGTTACCTTCTTGCCCATAGCTCTGCTCTCCCAGTGTCCTGGCGATTTTTCGCGACCGTATCAGCCGGTTAACGGCCCGTTACGAGCCGGTCCACTGAACGGGACCTAAGCCACTATCCACCACCGGCTGTCCACAACGCCGGTTCATCCACAGGCACAACCCCCGCCGACGCCAGGCCGCAGCATCCTTGGCCGGTGTCCCGTCCGCCCCGAACACCACCACAACTCCGCGGCCGGCCCTTCCGTGGATCCCAAGCCATCGCCGCCGGACTGATCACCAAGGCGATGCTGAGCGGACCCAACTGGCGCCGGATCCTCCCCGACGTCTACACACACCAGCACACCGAACTCGACCATCCGGCCTGGTGCGCAGCCGCCATGCTGGCCCTGCCCGACGACACCGCGATCGGTGGCCCCAGCGCCGCCGTCCTGTGGGGGGTCACCACACTGCCACCCCGCACACCGGTCACAGTGGTCTCGCCCCGCACCTCACGGTTACGCCCCGAACCACTCCTCCTCACCCACTACACCACCCTCGCCGCGACGGACGTGACAGTCCGTGACGGGTTGCGCGTCACCACACCGGAACGAACCGTGTTCGACCTCGGGCGCCGCCACAGCCACGACGAGACACTCGCCGCCCTCGACGCGATGCTCCACCACGGCCTGCTTCAGGAGCCGGCACTTCAGCGCATGCTCGCCGACCGGCGAAAATGGCCGGGCGCGGCGCGACTCGCGGAACTCGTGAAAATCGCCGACCCACTCGCCGAATCACCGATGGAAAGCCGCCTGCGACTGGTGATCATCGACTCGGGCCTGCCACCTGCCGTCAGCCAACATCCGGTTCGTGACGTGGCCGGGCGCTTCATCGGGCGGGTCGACTTCGCATGGCCCGAGATCCGGCTCGCCGTCGAATACGAAGGCGACCACCATCGGGACCGCGAACAGTTCCGTAGCGACGTCGGGCGCTTCAACGCGCTCCGGATGGCGGGATGGACCGTGCTGCGATTCACTGCGGACGACGTCATCCGCCGGCCCGACGAGACCGCACGGACCATCGGTGCGGCACTCGCCGAAACGTCACACAGCGTCAGATTGCCCCGTCACCGATAGTGGCCGCCGCTTACCCTGGGTAGGCGGCGGCCAGACCATCCAACCGGCCCAGGCACCCAGTCACCTCACCACCCCCCGACCCCACACCCAGCCCCTTTTTTCGGCTAGCCGTAGCTCAGATCTGTTCTGGCGTATCCATAAGGTGCCTGAGCTACGGCTCGACTTTCCCGGCCGTACTTCAGACCGGTTATCGGCCCGTATAAGCCGTCTGAGCTACGGCTAGCCGGATTACCTGCCTGAGCTACGGCTAGCCGCAGTTCAGGCAGGTGATGACGGTGGGGTGTGAGCGGGGCTCGGGCTGGGGCAGGGCGGGTGTCGGCAGCGCTGGTGCGGCAGCCGTCAGTGGTAGAAGTGCCTGGTGCCGGTCAAGTAGACAGTCAAGCCCGCCTTCGCCGCCGCCTCGATCACCTGCTCGTCCCGGATCGAACCGCCCGGCTGGACGACCGCTTTCACACCCGCGTCGATCAACACTTGCAGCCCGTCCGGGAACGGGAAGAACGCGTCGGACGCCGCCACGCTGCCCGCGGCCCGTTCCGTTCCGGCCCGGTTGACCGCGAGGTGCGCCGAGTCGACCCGGTTGACCTGCCCCATCCCGACCCCGACGGTGGCACCGTCTTTGGCCAGCAGAATCGCGTTGCTCTTGACCCCACGAACGGCCCGCCAGGCGAAGACCAGATCAGCGAGGTCAGTACCGGTCAGAGCAGTACCGGCGGCCAG from Actinoplanes derwentensis includes these protein-coding regions:
- the mdh gene encoding malate dehydrogenase, yielding MGKKVTVVGAGFYGSTTAQRLAEYDIFETVVLTDILEGKPAGIALDLNQSRAIEGFESKVVGASTDPVTGAGYEAIEGSDVVVVTAGLPRKPGMSRMDLLEVNAKIVRQVAENIKKYAPNAVVIVVSNPVDEMTALAQLATQFPKNQVFGQAGVLDTARFTNFIAEELNVPVASVKALTLGSHGDTMVPVPSRCTVDGKPLSELLSAEKIEELVVRTRNGGAEVVALLKTGSAYYAPSAAAARMAKAVAEDSGVVLPVCAWVDGEYGISGVYLGVEAELGAQGIKKVVEDKLTDAEIAGLKEAAEAVRAKQADVAKL
- a CDS encoding DUF559 domain-containing protein, whose translation is MSRPPRTPPQLRGRPFRGSQAIAAGLITKAMLSGPNWRRILPDVYTHQHTELDHPAWCAAAMLALPDDTAIGGPSAAVLWGVTTLPPRTPVTVVSPRTSRLRPEPLLLTHYTTLAATDVTVRDGLRVTTPERTVFDLGRRHSHDETLAALDAMLHHGLLQEPALQRMLADRRKWPGAARLAELVKIADPLAESPMESRLRLVIIDSGLPPAVSQHPVRDVAGRFIGRVDFAWPEIRLAVEYEGDHHRDREQFRSDVGRFNALRMAGWTVLRFTADDVIRRPDETARTIGAALAETSHSVRLPRHR